A DNA window from Comamonas fluminis contains the following coding sequences:
- a CDS encoding DUF2783 domain-containing protein, producing MTQLIREPNLDHVDDVYQQLLQMHEGLDEAQSLKVCARLILALSNHIGSSAVVLEAIALAQGRGTGVASAA from the coding sequence ATGACGCAACTGATTCGCGAGCCCAATCTGGACCATGTCGATGATGTGTATCAGCAACTGCTGCAGATGCACGAGGGGCTGGACGAGGCGCAAAGCCTCAAGGTCTGCGCTCGGCTGATACTGGCACTGTCCAACCATATCGGCAGCAGCGCCGTGGTGCTGGAGGCCATCGCTCTGGCGCAGGGCAGGGGCACTGGTGTGGCTTCTGCGGCCTGA
- a CDS encoding MBL fold metallo-hydrolase, whose amino-acid sequence MAKPFASSADTAVKKETLEILADGVYALTAEGDPNVGAFEGEDFIVAVEARATPAAARDWLVKLREHTQKPVKYLILTHYHAVRVLGASAFDAEHIITSEATRKLIEERGKQDWDSEYGRMPRLFKEPEGIPGLTWPTQTFDTHFEIDLGGNRGKLDLRFEGRGHTAGDIIVWHDKTKTMFAGDLVEAEAALYTGDAFHMEWASKTLDNLKKYRAEFIVGGRGAVAKGTEATDAAIEQTRAFLNGMIDNVGAVHKRGGTLKEAFEATHKALAPKFGRWPIFEHCLPFDVQRLWDEFDGIDWPRIWTAERDQAVWAQLQG is encoded by the coding sequence GGCAGTCAAAAAAGAAACGCTGGAAATTCTGGCGGATGGCGTTTATGCGCTTACCGCCGAGGGCGACCCCAATGTGGGAGCCTTCGAAGGCGAAGACTTCATCGTCGCGGTCGAGGCAAGGGCCACCCCTGCGGCGGCGCGTGACTGGCTGGTCAAGCTGCGCGAGCACACGCAAAAGCCCGTCAAATATCTGATCCTGACCCACTACCACGCGGTGCGCGTGCTGGGTGCCTCGGCGTTTGATGCCGAGCACATCATCACCAGCGAAGCCACGCGCAAGCTGATCGAGGAGCGCGGCAAGCAGGACTGGGACAGCGAATACGGCCGCATGCCGCGCCTGTTCAAGGAGCCTGAGGGCATTCCTGGCCTGACATGGCCCACCCAGACCTTTGATACCCATTTTGAAATTGATCTGGGCGGCAATCGCGGCAAGCTGGATCTGCGCTTTGAAGGCCGTGGTCACACGGCGGGCGACATCATCGTCTGGCACGACAAGACCAAGACTATGTTTGCCGGTGACCTGGTAGAGGCCGAGGCCGCGCTGTACACGGGCGATGCCTTTCACATGGAATGGGCCAGCAAGACGCTGGATAACCTGAAGAAGTACCGTGCCGAGTTCATCGTGGGCGGCCGCGGCGCCGTGGCCAAGGGCACGGAGGCTACCGATGCCGCCATCGAGCAGACACGCGCATTCCTCAACGGCATGATCGACAACGTGGGGGCGGTGCACAAGCGCGGCGGCACGCTCAAGGAAGCGTTTGAGGCCACACACAAGGCGCTGGCGCCCAAGTTTGGGCGCTGGCCCATTTTTGAGCACTGCCTGCCGTTTGATGTGCAGCGCCTGTGGGATGAGTTTGACGGCATTGACTGGCCCCGCATCTGGACGGCCGAGCGTGATCAGGCCGTCTGGGCGCAACTGCAAGGGTAA
- a CDS encoding FAD-dependent monooxygenase yields the protein MANTANTSSAGLAPQPVTHHRGVPVWRHIGAKAAPAAGAVEHVPVVVVGAGPVGLAMALDLGLRGHQVLVISKFDFIPGGSKAICFSKRSLDILDRLGVGQELLEKGVTWNVGKVFWGNSEEPVYQFDMLPVKDQQYPGFINLQQYYVEDALLRAVERLPNVELRMGQQIESVRNLPGHVELEIAAGDVHYEIKTDWLIACDGNKSAVRNLMGLDFDGRVFEENFLIADIRMEQERPAERWFWFDPPFNPGQSALMHRQPDGVWRLDFQLGWGIDRQAFAQPENVERYVRAMLGPDVQFSEEWYSVYTFQCRRMKRFVHGRVLFAGDSAHLVSPFGARGCNGGFADIDNLGWKLDLVLRGEAGEPLLESYNDEAIATADENILNSTRSTDFLTPKTTVSKALRDAVLELASTEAFARPFVNSGRLSTAVHYPQSRLNTPDSQLWNGGVAPGSPALDAPANGAWLLPHLGGRFVLLANGWTQSVPADVDLIDIAQWPGEHRLLQSRYALQSGCGYLIRPDHYVAARWQSPVSAAAVQASVARAKGVQQ from the coding sequence ATGGCCAATACAGCAAACACAAGCAGTGCAGGATTGGCCCCGCAGCCCGTCACCCATCACCGGGGCGTGCCAGTCTGGCGTCACATCGGTGCCAAGGCAGCCCCCGCTGCCGGGGCTGTAGAACATGTGCCGGTGGTTGTGGTGGGCGCTGGCCCCGTAGGTCTGGCCATGGCGCTGGATCTGGGTCTGCGCGGTCACCAGGTGCTGGTGATCAGCAAGTTTGACTTCATTCCCGGTGGCTCCAAGGCCATCTGCTTTTCCAAACGCTCACTGGACATCCTTGACAGGCTGGGCGTGGGCCAGGAACTGCTGGAAAAAGGCGTGACCTGGAATGTGGGCAAGGTCTTCTGGGGCAATAGCGAAGAGCCGGTCTATCAGTTCGACATGCTGCCCGTGAAGGACCAGCAATACCCCGGCTTCATCAATCTGCAGCAGTACTACGTGGAAGACGCCTTGCTGCGCGCGGTCGAGCGTCTGCCCAATGTGGAGTTGCGCATGGGCCAGCAGATCGAGTCCGTGCGCAATCTGCCCGGCCATGTCGAGCTGGAGATTGCCGCAGGGGATGTGCATTACGAGATCAAGACGGACTGGCTGATTGCCTGCGATGGCAATAAGTCCGCAGTGCGCAACCTCATGGGCCTGGATTTTGATGGCCGTGTGTTCGAGGAAAACTTCCTCATTGCCGATATCCGCATGGAGCAGGAGCGCCCTGCAGAGCGCTGGTTCTGGTTTGATCCGCCGTTCAACCCCGGTCAGTCTGCGCTCATGCACCGTCAGCCCGATGGGGTGTGGCGTCTGGACTTTCAGCTGGGCTGGGGCATTGATCGTCAGGCCTTTGCCCAGCCCGAAAATGTGGAGCGCTATGTGCGCGCCATGCTGGGCCCGGATGTGCAGTTCAGCGAAGAGTGGTACAGCGTCTATACCTTCCAGTGCCGCCGCATGAAGCGCTTTGTTCACGGCCGGGTGCTGTTTGCCGGTGACAGTGCACATCTGGTCTCGCCCTTTGGCGCGCGGGGCTGCAATGGCGGCTTTGCCGACATCGACAACCTGGGCTGGAAGCTGGATCTGGTCTTGCGCGGCGAGGCGGGCGAGCCGCTGCTGGAGAGCTATAACGACGAGGCCATTGCCACGGCGGATGAGAACATCCTCAACTCCACACGATCGACCGACTTTCTCACGCCCAAGACCACGGTCAGCAAGGCATTGCGCGATGCGGTGCTGGAGCTGGCAAGTACCGAGGCCTTCGCGCGCCCCTTTGTCAATTCGGGGCGCTTGTCCACCGCGGTTCACTACCCGCAAAGCCGGCTCAATACCCCGGATTCTCAGCTATGGAATGGGGGCGTGGCGCCCGGTTCGCCTGCGCTGGATGCTCCTGCAAACGGAGCATGGCTGCTGCCGCATCTGGGAGGCCGGTTTGTGCTGCTGGCCAATGGCTGGACGCAGAGCGTGCCTGCCGATGTCGATCTGATCGATATTGCCCAATGGCCGGGTGAGCACCGCTTGCTGCAGTCGCGCTATGCGCTGCAAAGCGGCTGCGGGTATCTGATTCGCCCCGACCACTATGTGGCAGCGCGCTGGCAGTCGCCGGTGTCTGCCGCCGCTGTGCAGGCCAGCGTGGCCCGCGCCAAAGGAGTGCAGCAATGA